A window of the Arachis duranensis cultivar V14167 chromosome 5, aradu.V14167.gnm2.J7QH, whole genome shotgun sequence genome harbors these coding sequences:
- the LOC110281454 gene encoding uncharacterized protein LOC110281454 — protein sequence MANHKRILSSYTGKLTPAQQKRVDKFIKPGSHKWTAQWSGDNNRILFEITRGKQKLEVNLQQHTCTCNMWQLSGMLCVYAVAAISKLRVRTAEDFVSPLLTMDAVRATYNVCVKPVNSEEFWKEASQPKPDPPRITRPVGRPKKRRSDAAHPPPQPNGDKVRSTFQVTCNKCGKKGALLQDLQGSTFKT from the exons ATGGCTAACCATAAACGGATCTTAAGTTCATATACTGGAAAATTGACACCAGCTCAACAGAAGAGGGTAGACAAGTTTATCAAGCCTGGAAGTCACAAATGGACAGCTCAGTGGTCTGGAGATAATAACAGAATCTTATTTGAAATCACAAGAGGAAAACAGAAACTAGAAGTGAATCTACAACAGCATACTTGCACCTGCAACATGTGGCAGCTTTCAG GTATGCTATGTGTGTATGCTGTTGCTGCCATATCTAAACTTAGGGTTAGAACTGCTGAGGATTTTGTTAGTCCACTACTAACAATGGATGCTGTTAGGGCCACTTATAATGTGTGTGTGAAACCAGTAAATAGTGAAGAGTTTTGGAAAGAAGCAAGTCAACCAAAGCCTGATCCACCTAGAATAACAAGACCAGTTGGACGTCCGAAAAAACGAAGGTCAGATGCAGCTCACCCACCACCACAACCTAATGGTGACAAGGTTAGGAGTACTTTTCAAGTTACGTGTAACAAATGCGGGAAAAAGGGGGCATTATTGCAAGACTTGCAAGGGAGCACCTTCAAGACCTGA